In Arthrobacter citreus, a single genomic region encodes these proteins:
- a CDS encoding CBS domain-containing protein: protein MNIAFFFTPKNELVYMNINSTMRQALEKMEHHRYTAIPLVDENGKYVGTLTEGDLLWKLKNTEGLSFTNTQEINLNEIHLHHKYDPVSINAQIEDLFTRAINQNFIPVIDDNEVFIGMVKRREIIEYCRKNILKESQSI from the coding sequence ATGAATATAGCGTTTTTCTTTACCCCAAAGAATGAACTTGTTTACATGAATATTAATTCAACAATGCGTCAAGCACTTGAAAAAATGGAACACCATCGTTATACAGCTATACCTTTAGTAGATGAAAATGGAAAATATGTTGGAACACTTACTGAAGGTGATTTATTATGGAAATTAAAGAACACAGAAGGTTTATCTTTTACAAATACACAAGAAATAAACTTAAACGAAATACACTTACACCACAAATATGATCCTGTTTCAATCAACGCTCAAATAGAAGATTTATTTACAAGAGCAATTAATCAGAACTTCATTCCTGTAATTGATGATAATGAAGTTTTTATTGGCATGGTTAAGAGAAGAGAAATTATTGAGTATTGTAGGAAGAATATATTAAAAGAAAGCCAGTCTATTTGA
- a CDS encoding helix-turn-helix transcriptional regulator — protein sequence MIRKFEDPRITRTRNLIIDAFTELIREKELQNIYVKEIANRANINRATFYRHFANKEELYKHYEI from the coding sequence ATGATTCGAAAATTTGAAGATCCTCGTATTACTAGGACTAGAAATCTAATTATTGATGCATTTACTGAACTTATAAGGGAAAAGGAATTACAAAATATTTATGTTAAGGAAATAGCGAATCGTGCAAACATCAACAGAGCTACTTTCTATCGACACTTCGCCAATAAAGAAGAATTGTATAAACACTATGAAATATAG
- a CDS encoding potassium-transporting ATPase subunit F — protein MLIPAIIGIVLILYLVFVLIKPEKF, from the coding sequence ATGCTTATTCCAGCGATTATTGGAATTGTACTTATTTTATATTTAGTTTTTGTACTAATTAAACCGGAGAAATTTTAG
- a CDS encoding YhgE/Pip domain-containing protein, whose translation MNYIHSLKKEFKLFLTNKTLLIMSAIILLIPCLYAGFLVYSYFDPYGRIKNVPIALVNNDNGTSTNAKEIKIGDDLTKELKNSKDLNITEVSSQQAKQALKDHKYYIEIEIPSNFSENAMSAMNANPKKAELVYIANEGYNFTAATLGSSVLEKVKEKLGDNVTKAYTKSLLNAQKELGNGMSKLADGSVKIKDGLNGAEEGSKKLSSGLNKFANGTVEFTQGMNKVADGSSSAANGSTKLLEGSEKFNQGFGKIAISSSELANSAKSLSDKSFELKNGIEQSLNSSKNFSDKMTQEYNSLQEKSNILSQEVTSYANQINQLNQQISTNNSKLNQSMENLKNTIQKDDFNKQEAIDLINSFEAQLNNDNQTISSQEFTNKKDSLIHQIQAINNEQQSLTDQLNQLKSEQEQLLVEANTFTTGEVQFTNGMKGLNDGILAGQTGSGKLLAGYRSLSDGLNQLASGSNKLNVASSKISIGANQLNNGTAKLANSLGLLNNGAGQLSNGLTTVDKKLNEHQISVDKAANAISNPVDLDNLSINHVKTYGDGFAPYGLTLGLYVGLFLFTSVFPLLNKGTSKTGVSWFLGKLTIVFCVGVLQAVIVDLLMLLIGVHVEQMTKFFFLSILTSCTFGALFLFIQTAFGHYGRFICMFFLILQLTSSGGTFPIEMLPKFFNHVHSYIPMTYSMLGFKSVISIKDNDLYVNSVETLLTFLIIGFILSIGYYVYRFNKETKQSENRSKVHAL comes from the coding sequence ATGAATTATATACATTCTTTGAAGAAAGAATTTAAATTATTTTTAACAAACAAAACCTTACTGATTATGTCGGCAATTATACTTTTAATTCCTTGTTTATATGCTGGTTTTTTAGTTTATAGTTATTTTGATCCGTATGGGAGAATTAAAAATGTTCCCATAGCATTAGTTAATAATGACAATGGAACAAGTACGAATGCAAAAGAAATAAAAATCGGTGATGATTTAACAAAAGAATTAAAGAATAGTAAAGATTTAAATATAACTGAAGTAAGCAGCCAACAAGCAAAACAAGCATTAAAGGATCATAAATATTATATAGAAATTGAAATCCCTAGCAATTTTTCCGAAAATGCAATGAGTGCAATGAATGCAAATCCTAAAAAAGCTGAGCTAGTATATATTGCAAATGAAGGTTATAACTTTACTGCTGCAACACTTGGTTCGTCAGTTTTAGAAAAAGTAAAAGAAAAACTCGGAGATAATGTTACGAAAGCATATACAAAGTCTTTATTAAATGCACAAAAAGAATTAGGCAATGGTATGTCTAAGTTAGCTGATGGAAGTGTAAAAATAAAAGACGGATTAAATGGCGCAGAAGAAGGATCGAAAAAATTATCTTCTGGTTTAAATAAATTTGCTAATGGAACAGTCGAATTTACTCAAGGTATGAACAAAGTTGCGGATGGATCAAGTTCTGCTGCGAATGGTTCTACGAAATTACTTGAAGGATCTGAAAAGTTTAATCAAGGATTTGGAAAAATTGCGATTAGTAGTAGTGAATTAGCAAACAGTGCAAAATCATTGAGTGATAAGTCTTTTGAATTAAAAAATGGAATTGAACAATCATTAAATAGTTCAAAAAATTTCTCTGATAAAATGACGCAAGAATATAACTCATTACAAGAAAAAAGTAACATATTAAGTCAGGAAGTAACTAGTTATGCTAATCAGATTAATCAGCTAAATCAACAAATTAGTACTAATAATTCAAAATTAAATCAGAGTATGGAAAACTTAAAAAATACGATTCAAAAAGATGACTTCAATAAACAAGAAGCAATTGATTTAATCAATTCATTTGAAGCGCAATTAAATAATGACAATCAAACAATATCAAGCCAAGAATTTACAAACAAAAAAGACTCATTAATTCATCAAATTCAAGCAATAAATAATGAACAACAATCATTAACGGATCAACTTAATCAGTTAAAATCAGAACAAGAGCAGTTATTAGTAGAAGCCAATACTTTTACAACAGGTGAAGTACAGTTTACCAATGGCATGAAAGGGTTGAATGATGGTATTTTAGCTGGTCAAACAGGTTCTGGAAAATTATTAGCAGGCTATCGTTCACTTTCGGATGGTCTAAATCAATTAGCAAGTGGTAGCAATAAATTAAATGTTGCATCCTCAAAGATTTCAATAGGTGCAAATCAACTTAATAATGGAACTGCGAAATTGGCAAATAGTCTTGGACTGCTAAATAATGGAGCAGGTCAGCTTTCAAATGGTTTAACAACAGTTGATAAAAAATTAAATGAACATCAAATCTCTGTAGATAAAGCCGCAAATGCAATATCCAATCCAGTTGATTTAGATAATTTGTCAATCAATCATGTGAAAACATATGGTGACGGATTTGCACCATACGGATTAACTTTAGGATTGTATGTAGGATTATTCTTATTCACATCTGTTTTCCCTTTATTAAATAAAGGAACATCAAAAACTGGTGTAAGCTGGTTCTTAGGTAAGCTAACAATTGTATTTTGTGTAGGAGTACTACAAGCAGTCATTGTAGATTTACTAATGTTATTAATTGGTGTTCACGTCGAACAAATGACTAAGTTCTTCTTCCTTTCAATTTTAACAAGTTGTACTTTTGGGGCATTATTCTTATTCATTCAAACGGCATTCGGCCATTATGGAAGATTTATTTGTATGTTTTTCTTAATTCTACAATTAACTTCTTCTGGAGGAACTTTCCCAATCGAGATGCTTCCAAAATTCTTTAATCACGTACATTCATATATTCCAATGACGTATTCTATGCTAGGATTTAAGTCCGTAATAAGTATTAAAGACAATGACTTATATGTTAATAGTGTTGAAACTTTACTGACATTCCTAATTATAGGATTTATATTATCAATTGGTTATTATGTCTATCGATTTAATAAAGAAACGAAACAAAGTGAGAACCGTTCGAAAGTTCATGCTTTGTAA
- the kdpA gene encoding potassium-transporting ATPase subunit KdpA — protein sequence MGILQVVVTLLIIILLVKPVGSYLVKVYDSEKTGLDRFFGPFERLIYRLIGVREDEKMGWKKYVLAILLSNFVMLIILYVIFRMQKYLPFNPDHIGNMPSALAFNTATSFITNTNWQAYSGENSLSYFSQMMAIMFPMFTSAATGFAVAIAFIRGLIGREDNLGNFYVDLVRTITRVLLPISFIVALFLVFQGVPQTLKGAVDATTIEGIKQVITRGPVAALESIKHIGTNGGGFFGTNAAHPFENPTPLSNLVHIICMMLLPTSLVYAFGVMVKNKRQGWTVFAAMGILFIALLTTVFVAEYNGTPALNALGVHGNMEGKEVRFGISESALFTAVTTAATTGSVNNMHDSLTPIGGMVPLAEMMLNNVFGGKGVGLINGLLYVILTVFICGLMVGRTPEFLGKKIEAKEIKLASIALLAHPLIILVPTAIALALKGPVSSILNPGFHGLTEVLYAITSGAANNGSAFGGLTANTDFYNIVIGLVMLFGRYISIIAMLTIAGSFSTKKIVAASSGTFRTDTPLFTVILIAIILIVCALTFFPVLALGPIAEHLGMFK from the coding sequence ATGGGGATATTACAGGTAGTTGTTACATTGCTAATTATTATTTTATTAGTAAAACCAGTAGGTAGCTACCTTGTTAAAGTATATGACAGTGAAAAAACAGGGTTAGATCGCTTTTTTGGACCTTTTGAACGATTAATTTATCGATTAATTGGTGTTCGAGAAGATGAGAAAATGGGTTGGAAAAAATATGTTTTAGCGATATTGCTTAGTAATTTTGTGATGTTAATTATTTTATACGTTATTTTTAGGATGCAAAAATATTTGCCTTTCAATCCTGACCATATAGGAAATATGCCATCAGCTTTGGCATTCAATACTGCAACATCTTTTATTACAAATACAAACTGGCAAGCTTATAGTGGTGAGAATTCACTATCCTATTTTTCACAAATGATGGCAATTATGTTCCCGATGTTTACATCAGCTGCAACTGGTTTTGCGGTGGCAATTGCCTTTATTAGGGGATTAATAGGACGCGAAGATAATCTAGGAAACTTTTATGTTGATTTAGTACGTACAATTACACGCGTACTTTTACCAATATCATTTATTGTTGCATTGTTTTTAGTATTCCAAGGGGTACCACAAACTTTAAAAGGTGCAGTGGATGCTACAACAATTGAAGGAATTAAACAAGTAATTACTAGAGGTCCAGTAGCTGCACTTGAATCAATTAAACATATTGGTACAAATGGCGGTGGTTTTTTTGGTACAAATGCAGCACATCCTTTTGAAAACCCAACACCATTATCTAACTTAGTTCACATTATATGTATGATGCTTTTACCTACTTCATTGGTTTATGCATTTGGAGTGATGGTAAAAAACAAAAGACAAGGTTGGACAGTTTTTGCTGCAATGGGCATATTGTTTATTGCGCTTCTAACGACTGTATTTGTTGCAGAGTATAATGGTACTCCTGCATTAAATGCGCTTGGTGTACATGGAAATATGGAAGGAAAAGAAGTTCGTTTTGGAATATCTGAATCAGCCTTATTCACGGCAGTTACAACTGCAGCAACTACGGGATCGGTCAACAATATGCATGATTCATTAACGCCGATCGGTGGAATGGTACCACTTGCTGAAATGATGTTGAATAATGTTTTCGGTGGTAAGGGCGTCGGTTTAATAAACGGATTATTATATGTCATCTTAACAGTCTTTATTTGCGGTCTAATGGTTGGTAGAACACCAGAATTTTTAGGAAAGAAAATTGAAGCGAAAGAAATTAAACTAGCATCGATTGCTTTATTAGCGCATCCATTAATTATCTTAGTTCCTACTGCAATTGCATTAGCCTTAAAAGGCCCAGTTTCTTCTATATTAAATCCAGGTTTCCATGGTTTGACTGAAGTATTGTATGCCATTACTTCTGGAGCAGCTAATAATGGATCAGCATTCGGTGGATTAACAGCTAATACTGACTTTTATAATATCGTTATCGGATTAGTTATGTTATTTGGTCGATATATTTCAATTATTGCTATGTTAACAATTGCTGGATCATTTTCTACAAAGAAAATTGTTGCAGCATCATCAGGAACATTCCGAACAGATACGCCATTATTTACAGTTATTTTAATTGCGATTATTTTAATCGTCTGTGCATTAACATTCTTCCCAGTACTTGCACTCGGACCAATCGCTGAACAT
- a CDS encoding DUF2294 domain-containing protein: MITSKKKLEIELSEAFIKFQRELIGRGPQEAKTYIVEDMIILRFKGVLTTEEKHLVSHHTGKGLVKKMRQVLREMYSKEYEEIVEKHTGFKVLSSHSDTSTNTGERIEVFVMDQNIGKLLDEKNNN, translated from the coding sequence ATGATAACATCGAAAAAAAAGCTTGAAATAGAATTAAGCGAGGCATTTATAAAATTCCAAAGAGAACTTATTGGAAGAGGCCCTCAAGAAGCAAAAACCTATATAGTTGAAGATATGATTATTCTTCGATTCAAAGGCGTATTAACAACCGAAGAGAAACATTTAGTTTCTCATCATACTGGAAAAGGTCTTGTTAAAAAAATGCGACAAGTACTTAGAGAAATGTACAGTAAAGAATATGAAGAAATCGTTGAAAAACATACTGGATTTAAGGTATTATCTAGCCATAGTGATACTAGTACAAACACTGGTGAACGAATTGAAGTTTTTGTAATGGATCAAAATATTGGAAAATTACTAGATGAAAAAAACAACAACTAA